From Mycobacterium colombiense CECT 3035:
GGAGCGACCGGCTACATCGGCGGGCGCCTGGTGCCCCGACTGCTGGACGAGGGCCATCACGTTCGGGCGTTGGCCCGCAACCCCGACAAGCTCGCGGAGGTGCCCTGGCGGCGGCGGGCGGAGGTGGCTCGCGGTGACCTGGGTGACGTCGACTCGCTGACCGCAGCGTTCGACGGCATCGACGTGGTGTACTACCTCGTCCACTCGATGGGCACCTCAAAGGATTTCGTCGCCGAGGAAACCCGCGCCGCCCGCAACGTCGTCACGGCCGCCCGGCGCGCGGGGGTGCGACGGATCGTGTACCTGAGTGGGCTGCATCCCGAAAACCGGGATCTCTCACCGCATCTCGCGTCGCGCAAGGCCGTCGGGGACGCGCTGATCGACTCCGGCATCGAGACGGTGGTGTTGCAGGCCGGGGTGGTCGTCGGCTCGGGGTCCGCGTCGTTCGAAATGATCCGGCACCTCACCGACCGGTTGCCGGTCATGACCACGCCCAAATGGGTGCACAACAAGATTCAGCCGATCGCGGTGCGCGACGTGCTCTACTACCTGGCCGCGGCGGCCTCCCTTTCGAAGACCCCGGTCCCGACCTCGCGCACCTGGGACATCGGCGGGCCCGACGTGCTCGAATACGGCGACATGATGCGGGTCTACGCCGACGTGGCGGGCCTGGGCAAGCGCTACCTCATCGTGCTGCCGTTCTTGACCCCGACGATCGCCAGCCTGTGGGTCGGGACCGTCACGCCGATCCCCCCGGGCCTGGCGCGCCCACTCATCGAATCGCTGGAATGCGATGCGGTGATGCGCAATTCGGACATCGACGGCATCATCGAACCGCCCCCCGGCGGGCTCACCGGCTACCGGCGGGCCGTCGAACTCGCGCTCGCGCGCGCCGCTCGTGGTGTCCCCGAACCCACGTGGTCCTCGCTACAGTCCGAACCGGCCGAGGCGCTGCCCACAGACCCGGACTGGGCGGGCGAGATCGTCTACAGCGACGTGCGCACCGCCACGACCGCCGCCGAACCCGCGAACGTCTGGAAGGCGGCCGAGGACGTGGTGAACTCACGGGCGGCCGGCTGGAAGGTCGAGGAGCGCGCGGCGGGAACCCTGTTGCGGCTGCGCTCCACCGGGCGAGCGCCGGGGCGGGAGTGGCTCGAGATAGCGGTCACCGGCCAGAACGGCCGCGGCACCCGCTACACCCAGCGGTCCACCTTTCTGCCGAGGGGCATCCCGGGCCGGGTGTACTGGTTCTTCGTGCGGCCGGTGCGCACCGCCGCCATGCGGGCGCTGGCCCGCGAGGTCGTCGGTTCGGCGGGCGTCAGACGCCGAACATCGGAGGCAGCGCCAGAACCATGATCAGCCCCCACACCAGGTGAGTGAGCACCGGCGCCAGGACACCGCCGGTGGCCCGCCGCTCGAACGCACACACCGTGCCCAAAATGATCGCGGCGAAGCCGAGCATCGGGTTGCCGCTGGCCAGCGTCGCGCACGTGTAGAGGACCGTTGAAATCACGAGGGGGTGGTAGCGGCCCAGGGCGGTGTAGAGCGCGCCGCGAAAGAACACTTCCTCGGCGACGCCGTTGATCAGCGTGATCGCCACGATCACCGGATACCAGCCGTGGTGGGCGTAGAGCAGCACCCGGGTGATCAGTTCCGCCACGGGCGTGATCTGCCGGGCGATCAGGCCGCCTACCACGAAGACCCCGCCGAGCAGGAGGCCGATGCCGGTGCCGGTGATCACCGGCCGCTGGTTGCGTCCCCGCCAACAGATGCCGCCCAGGTGCAGCGGCCCGGAGATCACCGCTCCGGCGGTCCACACCCCCGCCAGCGCCAGGGTCAGCCAGTAGAAGCTCGCATCCCCCGGATGGCGCCGCAACGAGAGCCCGAGCACCGCGGCACCGAGGACCACGGTGATGGCCACGATGACCCGTCGGCGCCGCACGACGGCGGGCGGTTCATTATGGGGCACAGCAACATTGGTGGCCGCACGGCGTACTTCGGAGAAGACGCCGGTGCGGTAGGGACTACTGGTCGACTGGGTCATGCTGGACGCACCTTCGGGGTCAGGGCGATCAGGATGTCGAGGCCGGTGCGTACCGCTCCGGCCACCGGTCCGGGGACCCTGTTCACCAGACCCAGGGTCGGCCGCACGATGGAGGGGGTGACCCGCCGGGCGAGCCGGCGGATGCGCAGCGCGTCGCCGCCGGCCCAGGCGGGATCGGTGTTGGCGAGGTGGTGCGGATCGGCCAGCGCGTTGACGGGCCGCGGCCGGTGCGTGGACCGGCCGGCCACGGCCAGGGTCAGGCACTCGTCGATGCCCAGCAGGCCGCCGGGCGGATCGGGAACCCGATCGCGCAGGCCGCTGGCCGACGCCACCATCGGGTGGTCCAGCGATTCGACCAGGTCACCCGCCAGCCCCGGCGGCACCGGCAGCGCGACGCCCGTGATCAACGACGCCAGCGAGGTGTCGACCCTGCCGACCGGCAGGCCGGTGTGCCAGCGACCCGAGACCCGCGCATACGCCTTGAGCAGGTTCCGGTAGGTCGTGGTGTCCGGGCCGGCGATGTCGTACGCCCCGGCCGGCACCAGGTCGCGATCGGCCGCGGCGACGAGGTAGTGCAGGACGTCGCGGATGGAGATCGGGTCGATCGGGTTGTCCATCCAGCACGGGATCGGGATCAGCGGGAAGCGGTCGCCGACGTAGCGCATCATCTCGAACGACGTCGACCCGGCGCCGATGATGATCGCCGCGCCCAGCCACACCAGTTCGGGGCCGCCCGGGACGGTGAGCGCCTCGGCCACCTCGGCCCGGCTCGTCAGGTGCTCGGACAGGTCTTCGGCGGCGGGCACGAAGCCGCCCAGGTAGACGATGCGCGGCACCTCGGCATCGCGGGCCGCGGCCGCGAAGTTCGCCGCGGCGCTCTTGTCGGCGTCGCGGAAACCGGGCTGACCGATCGCGTGCACCAGGTAATACGCCACGTCAACGGGGCCGGCGCCGGCGAGCGCGGCGGCCAGCGACGCGGGGTCGGCCGCGTCCAATTCGACGGGCGTGACGTCGTGAAACCAGCCGAAACGCTTGAGGCGCTCCGGGTTTCGAGTCGCCGCCACCACCTCGTGCTGATCGGCCAGCAGCTTGGTGACCAGGCGTGATCCCACGTAACCGGTGGCACCGGTAACCAGAGCCCGCATACCCTGACCCTAGCGGCCCGGCCGCACCGCGGGCGGTTGAACCGGTGGCGCGGCGGCACCGTCATCCATACATGGACCATGGGGGAAGCCGTGATTTCGCCGGCTCGACGGGCATTGCGCTGAAAGATCCGACCATCGCCGGCGTTGCGGTGAAGTTTCCACCCAATCGCTATACCCAAACTGAAGCCATTCGCGCGCTGACCGACATCGCCGGTCCGGACTTCCAGCGTTTCGCGCGCAGCAGCGGGGTCGAGTTCCGCAACACCGCGTTGCGGCTGCCGCGGTACCGCGAGCTGAGCGGCTTCACCGAGGCCAACGACGCCTATCTCGAGGTCGCGCTGGAGCTGGGCGAGCAGGCGCTGCTGGCCGCCCTGGACGAGGCCAAGGTCAAGCCGTCGGAGCTCGACATCGTGTTTTCGACGACGGTCACGGGGCTGGCGGTGCCGACGCT
This genomic window contains:
- a CDS encoding CPBP family intramembrane glutamic endopeptidase gives rise to the protein MTQSTSSPYRTGVFSEVRRAATNVAVPHNEPPAVVRRRRVIVAITVVLGAAVLGLSLRRHPGDASFYWLTLALAGVWTAGAVISGPLHLGGICWRGRNQRPVITGTGIGLLLGGVFVVGGLIARQITPVAELITRVLLYAHHGWYPVIVAITLINGVAEEVFFRGALYTALGRYHPLVISTVLYTCATLASGNPMLGFAAIILGTVCAFERRATGGVLAPVLTHLVWGLIMVLALPPMFGV
- a CDS encoding NAD(P)H-binding protein yields the protein MRALVTGATGYVGSRLVTKLLADQHEVVAATRNPERLKRFGWFHDVTPVELDAADPASLAAALAGAGPVDVAYYLVHAIGQPGFRDADKSAAANFAAAARDAEVPRIVYLGGFVPAAEDLSEHLTSRAEVAEALTVPGGPELVWLGAAIIIGAGSTSFEMMRYVGDRFPLIPIPCWMDNPIDPISIRDVLHYLVAAADRDLVPAGAYDIAGPDTTTYRNLLKAYARVSGRWHTGLPVGRVDTSLASLITGVALPVPPGLAGDLVESLDHPMVASASGLRDRVPDPPGGLLGIDECLTLAVAGRSTHRPRPVNALADPHHLANTDPAWAGGDALRIRRLARRVTPSIVRPTLGLVNRVPGPVAGAVRTGLDILIALTPKVRPA
- a CDS encoding DUF2867 domain-containing protein, with amino-acid sequence MPEQVRCLVTGATGYIGGRLVPRLLDEGHHVRALARNPDKLAEVPWRRRAEVARGDLGDVDSLTAAFDGIDVVYYLVHSMGTSKDFVAEETRAARNVVTAARRAGVRRIVYLSGLHPENRDLSPHLASRKAVGDALIDSGIETVVLQAGVVVGSGSASFEMIRHLTDRLPVMTTPKWVHNKIQPIAVRDVLYYLAAAASLSKTPVPTSRTWDIGGPDVLEYGDMMRVYADVAGLGKRYLIVLPFLTPTIASLWVGTVTPIPPGLARPLIESLECDAVMRNSDIDGIIEPPPGGLTGYRRAVELALARAARGVPEPTWSSLQSEPAEALPTDPDWAGEIVYSDVRTATTAAEPANVWKAAEDVVNSRAAGWKVEERAAGTLLRLRSTGRAPGREWLEIAVTGQNGRGTRYTQRSTFLPRGIPGRVYWFFVRPVRTAAMRALAREVVGSAGVRRRTSEAAPEP